One window of Catharus ustulatus isolate bCatUst1 chromosome 3, bCatUst1.pri.v2, whole genome shotgun sequence genomic DNA carries:
- the CRIPT gene encoding cysteine-rich PDZ-binding protein, with the protein MVCDKCEKKLGTVITPDTWKDGARNTTESGGRKLNENKALTSKKARFDPYGKNKFAICRICKSSVHQPGSHYCQGCAYKKGICSMCGKKVLDTKNYKQTSV; encoded by the exons ATGGTGTGCGACAAGT GCGAGAAGAAGCTTGGAACAGTGATCACTCCTGATACATGGAAAGATGGTGCAAGAAACACTACAG aaagCGGTGGTCgcaaattaaatgaaaacaaggcattGACCTCAAAGAAGGCAAG gtTTGATCCTTATGGAAAAAACAAGTTTGCAATATGTCGGATTTGTAAGAGTTCTGTCCATCAGCCAGGGTCACACTATTGTCAAGGATGTGCCTATAAAAAAG GCATCTGCTCAATGTGTGGCAAGAAGGTCTTGGATACGAAGAACTACAAGCAAACATCTGTCTAA